A genomic region of Arvicola amphibius chromosome 7, mArvAmp1.2, whole genome shotgun sequence contains the following coding sequences:
- the Nsmf gene encoding NMDA receptor synaptonuclear signaling and neuronal migration factor isoform X3, whose product MGAAASRRRALRSEAMSSVAAKVRAARAFGEYLSQSHPENRNGADHLLADAYSGHDGSPEMQPAPQNKRRLSLVSNGRYEGSISDEAVSGKPATEGPQPHVYTISREPALLPSSGAEAIELAVVKGRRQRERHPHHHSQPLRASPGSSREDINRPCQSWAGSRQGSKECPGCAQLVPGPSPRAFGLEQPPLPEASGRNKKLERMYSVDRVSDDVPIRTWFPKENLFSFQTATTTMQAISNFRKHLRMVGSRRVKAQTFAERRERSFSRSWSDPTPMKADTSHDSRDSSDLQSSHCTLDEACEDLDWDTEKGLEAMACETEGFLPPKVMLISSKVPKAEYIPTIIRRDDPSIIPILYDHEHATFEDILEEIEKKLNIYHKGAKIWKMLIFCQGGPGHLYLLKNKVATFAKVEKEEDMIHFWKRLSRLMSKVNPEPNVIHIMGCYILGNPNGEKLFQNLRTLMTPYKVTFESPLELSAQGKQMIETYFDFRLYRLWKSRQHSKLLDFDDVL is encoded by the exons ATGGGTGCCGCCGCCTCCAGGAGGAGGGCGCTGAGGAGCGAGGCCATGTCCTCGGTAGCGGCCAAAGTAAG AGCAGCTCGAGCGTTTGGAGAGTACCTGTCCCAGAGTCACCCTGAGAACCGCAACGGTGCAG ATCACCTGCTGGCTGACGCCTACTCCGGCCACGACGGGTCCCCAGAGATGCAGCCTGCCCCCCAGAACAAGCGCCGCCTCTCCCTCGTCTCCAATGGCCGCTATGAGGGCAGCATCTCTGATGAGGCTGTCAGCGGGAAGCCGGCTACAGAAGGTCCCCAGCCCCATGTGTACACCATCTCTAGAGAGCCagccctgctgcccagctctggAGCTGAAGCCATTGAGCTAGCAGTGGTAAAGGGGAGGAGGCAGCGGGAGCGGCACCCTCACCATCATAGTCAGCCCCTGCGTGCCAGCCCAGGCAGCAGCCGGGAGGACATCAACAGGCCCTGCCAAAGCTGGGCCGGCAGCCGCCAGGGCTCCAAAGAATGCCCAGGATGTGCCCAGCTGGTCCCTGGTCCCTCCCCTCGGGCCTTTGGGCTGGAACAGCCACCTCTACCTGAGGCTTCTGGCCGCAACAAGAAGCTGGAGAGGATGTATAGCGTTGATCGAGTGTCTG aTGATGTCCCCATCCGTACCTGGTTCCCCAAGGAAAACCTTTTCAGCTTCCAGACGGCAACCACAACTATGCAAGC CATCTC GAACTTCCGCAAACACCTGCGCATGGTTGGCAGTCGGCGGGTGAAGGCCCAGA CGTTCGCTGAGCGGCGCGAACGGAGCTTCAGCCGGTCCTGGAGCGACCCCACCCCTATGAAAGCCGACACTTCCCACGACTCCCGAGACA GCAGTGACCTGCAGAGCTCACACTGCACCCTGGATGAGGCTTGTGAGGACCTGGactgggacacagagaaaggcCTGGAGGCCATGGCCTGCGAAACCGAGGGCTTCTTGCCACCCAAGGTCATG CTGATCTCCTCCAAGGTGCCAAAAGCAGAGTACATCCCTACCATCATCCGCAGGGATGACCCCTCCATCATCCCCATCCTCTAC GACCATGAGCATGCAACATTCGAGGACATCCTGG AGGAGATAGAGAAGAAGCTGAACATCTATCACAAGGGGGCCAAGATCTGGAAGATGCTGATTTTCTGCCAG GGCGGCCCTGGACACCTTTATTTGCTCAAGAACAAGGTGGCCACCTTTGCCaaagtggagaaggaagaggacatGATCCA CTTCTGGAAGAGGTTGAGCCGCCTGATGAGCAAAGTCAACCCAGAGCCGAATGTCATCCATATCATGGGCTGCTACATTCTGGGAAACCCCAATGGGGAGAAG CTATTCCAGAACCTCAGGACCCTCATGACTCCTTACAAGGTTACCTTTGAGTCACCCCTGGAGCTGTCTGCCCAAG ggaAGCAGATGATTGAGACCTACTTTGACTTCCGGCTTTACCgcctctggaagagccgccagCACTCAAAACTGCTGGACTTTGATGATGTCCTGTGA
- the Nsmf gene encoding NMDA receptor synaptonuclear signaling and neuronal migration factor isoform X6, with amino-acid sequence MGAAASRRRALRSEAMSSVAAKVRAARAFGEYLSQSHPENRNGADHLLADAYSGHDGSPEMQPAPQNKRRLSLVSNGRYEGSISDEAVSGKPATEGPQPHVYTISREPALLPSSGAEAIELAVVKGRRQRERHPHHHSQPLRASPGSSREDINRPCQSWAGSRQGSKECPGCAQLVPGPSPRAFGLEQPPLPEASGRNKKLERMYSVDRVSDDVPIRTWFPKENLFSFQTATTTMQAISNFRKHLRMVGSRRVKAQSSDLQSSHCTLDEACEDLDWDTEKGLEAMACETEGFLPPKVMLISSKVPKAEYIPTIIRRDDPSIIPILYDHEHATFEDILEEIEKKLNIYHKGAKIWKMLIFCQGGPGHLYLLKNKVATFAKVEKEEDMIHFWKRLSRLMSKVNPEPNVIHIMGCYILGNPNGEKLFQNLRTLMTPYKVTFESPLELSAQGKQMIETYFDFRLYRLWKSRQHSKLLDFDDVL; translated from the exons ATGGGTGCCGCCGCCTCCAGGAGGAGGGCGCTGAGGAGCGAGGCCATGTCCTCGGTAGCGGCCAAAGTAAG AGCAGCTCGAGCGTTTGGAGAGTACCTGTCCCAGAGTCACCCTGAGAACCGCAACGGTGCAG ATCACCTGCTGGCTGACGCCTACTCCGGCCACGACGGGTCCCCAGAGATGCAGCCTGCCCCCCAGAACAAGCGCCGCCTCTCCCTCGTCTCCAATGGCCGCTATGAGGGCAGCATCTCTGATGAGGCTGTCAGCGGGAAGCCGGCTACAGAAGGTCCCCAGCCCCATGTGTACACCATCTCTAGAGAGCCagccctgctgcccagctctggAGCTGAAGCCATTGAGCTAGCAGTGGTAAAGGGGAGGAGGCAGCGGGAGCGGCACCCTCACCATCATAGTCAGCCCCTGCGTGCCAGCCCAGGCAGCAGCCGGGAGGACATCAACAGGCCCTGCCAAAGCTGGGCCGGCAGCCGCCAGGGCTCCAAAGAATGCCCAGGATGTGCCCAGCTGGTCCCTGGTCCCTCCCCTCGGGCCTTTGGGCTGGAACAGCCACCTCTACCTGAGGCTTCTGGCCGCAACAAGAAGCTGGAGAGGATGTATAGCGTTGATCGAGTGTCTG aTGATGTCCCCATCCGTACCTGGTTCCCCAAGGAAAACCTTTTCAGCTTCCAGACGGCAACCACAACTATGCAAGC CATCTC GAACTTCCGCAAACACCTGCGCATGGTTGGCAGTCGGCGGGTGAAGGCCCAGA GCAGTGACCTGCAGAGCTCACACTGCACCCTGGATGAGGCTTGTGAGGACCTGGactgggacacagagaaaggcCTGGAGGCCATGGCCTGCGAAACCGAGGGCTTCTTGCCACCCAAGGTCATG CTGATCTCCTCCAAGGTGCCAAAAGCAGAGTACATCCCTACCATCATCCGCAGGGATGACCCCTCCATCATCCCCATCCTCTAC GACCATGAGCATGCAACATTCGAGGACATCCTGG AGGAGATAGAGAAGAAGCTGAACATCTATCACAAGGGGGCCAAGATCTGGAAGATGCTGATTTTCTGCCAG GGCGGCCCTGGACACCTTTATTTGCTCAAGAACAAGGTGGCCACCTTTGCCaaagtggagaaggaagaggacatGATCCA CTTCTGGAAGAGGTTGAGCCGCCTGATGAGCAAAGTCAACCCAGAGCCGAATGTCATCCATATCATGGGCTGCTACATTCTGGGAAACCCCAATGGGGAGAAG CTATTCCAGAACCTCAGGACCCTCATGACTCCTTACAAGGTTACCTTTGAGTCACCCCTGGAGCTGTCTGCCCAAG ggaAGCAGATGATTGAGACCTACTTTGACTTCCGGCTTTACCgcctctggaagagccgccagCACTCAAAACTGCTGGACTTTGATGATGTCCTGTGA
- the Nsmf gene encoding NMDA receptor synaptonuclear signaling and neuronal migration factor isoform X2: MGAAASRRRALRSEAMSSVAAKVRAARAFGEYLSQSHPENRNGADHLLADAYSGHDGSPEMQPAPQNKRRLSLVSNGRYEGSISDEAVSGKPATEGPQPHVYTISREPALLPSSGAEAIELAVVKGRRQRERHPHHHSQPLRASPGSSREDINRPCQSWAGSRQGSKECPGCAQLVPGPSPRAFGLEQPPLPEASGRNKKLERMYSVDRVSDDVPIRTWFPKENLFSFQTATTTMQAISVFRGYAERKRRKRENDSASVIQRNFRKHLRMVGSRRVKAQTFAERRERSFSRSWSDPTPMKADTSHDSRDSSDLQSSHCTLDEACEDLDWDTEKGLEAMACETEGFLPPKLISSKVPKAEYIPTIIRRDDPSIIPILYDHEHATFEDILEEIEKKLNIYHKGAKIWKMLIFCQGGPGHLYLLKNKVATFAKVEKEEDMIHFWKRLSRLMSKVNPEPNVIHIMGCYILGNPNGEKLFQNLRTLMTPYKVTFESPLELSAQGKQMIETYFDFRLYRLWKSRQHSKLLDFDDVL; the protein is encoded by the exons ATGGGTGCCGCCGCCTCCAGGAGGAGGGCGCTGAGGAGCGAGGCCATGTCCTCGGTAGCGGCCAAAGTAAG AGCAGCTCGAGCGTTTGGAGAGTACCTGTCCCAGAGTCACCCTGAGAACCGCAACGGTGCAG ATCACCTGCTGGCTGACGCCTACTCCGGCCACGACGGGTCCCCAGAGATGCAGCCTGCCCCCCAGAACAAGCGCCGCCTCTCCCTCGTCTCCAATGGCCGCTATGAGGGCAGCATCTCTGATGAGGCTGTCAGCGGGAAGCCGGCTACAGAAGGTCCCCAGCCCCATGTGTACACCATCTCTAGAGAGCCagccctgctgcccagctctggAGCTGAAGCCATTGAGCTAGCAGTGGTAAAGGGGAGGAGGCAGCGGGAGCGGCACCCTCACCATCATAGTCAGCCCCTGCGTGCCAGCCCAGGCAGCAGCCGGGAGGACATCAACAGGCCCTGCCAAAGCTGGGCCGGCAGCCGCCAGGGCTCCAAAGAATGCCCAGGATGTGCCCAGCTGGTCCCTGGTCCCTCCCCTCGGGCCTTTGGGCTGGAACAGCCACCTCTACCTGAGGCTTCTGGCCGCAACAAGAAGCTGGAGAGGATGTATAGCGTTGATCGAGTGTCTG aTGATGTCCCCATCCGTACCTGGTTCCCCAAGGAAAACCTTTTCAGCTTCCAGACGGCAACCACAACTATGCAAGC CATCTC GGTATTCAGGGGCTACGCGGAGAGGAAGCGTCGGAAACGGGAGAATGATTCCGCGTCTGTAATCCAGAG GAACTTCCGCAAACACCTGCGCATGGTTGGCAGTCGGCGGGTGAAGGCCCAGA CGTTCGCTGAGCGGCGCGAACGGAGCTTCAGCCGGTCCTGGAGCGACCCCACCCCTATGAAAGCCGACACTTCCCACGACTCCCGAGACA GCAGTGACCTGCAGAGCTCACACTGCACCCTGGATGAGGCTTGTGAGGACCTGGactgggacacagagaaaggcCTGGAGGCCATGGCCTGCGAAACCGAGGGCTTCTTGCCACCCAAG CTGATCTCCTCCAAGGTGCCAAAAGCAGAGTACATCCCTACCATCATCCGCAGGGATGACCCCTCCATCATCCCCATCCTCTAC GACCATGAGCATGCAACATTCGAGGACATCCTGG AGGAGATAGAGAAGAAGCTGAACATCTATCACAAGGGGGCCAAGATCTGGAAGATGCTGATTTTCTGCCAG GGCGGCCCTGGACACCTTTATTTGCTCAAGAACAAGGTGGCCACCTTTGCCaaagtggagaaggaagaggacatGATCCA CTTCTGGAAGAGGTTGAGCCGCCTGATGAGCAAAGTCAACCCAGAGCCGAATGTCATCCATATCATGGGCTGCTACATTCTGGGAAACCCCAATGGGGAGAAG CTATTCCAGAACCTCAGGACCCTCATGACTCCTTACAAGGTTACCTTTGAGTCACCCCTGGAGCTGTCTGCCCAAG ggaAGCAGATGATTGAGACCTACTTTGACTTCCGGCTTTACCgcctctggaagagccgccagCACTCAAAACTGCTGGACTTTGATGATGTCCTGTGA
- the Nsmf gene encoding NMDA receptor synaptonuclear signaling and neuronal migration factor isoform X4 produces the protein MGAAASRRRALRSEAMSSVAAKVRAARAFGEYLSQSHPENRNGADHLLADAYSGHDGSPEMQPAPQNKRRLSLVSNGRYEGSISDEAVSGKPATEGPQPHVYTISREPALLPSSGAEAIELAVVKGRRQRERHPHHHSQPLRASPGSSREDINRPCQSWAGSRQGSKECPGCAQLVPGPSPRAFGLEQPPLPEASGRNKKLERMYSVDRVSDDVPIRTWFPKENLFSFQTATTTMQAISVFRGYAERKRRKRENDSASVIQRNFRKHLRMVGSRRVKAQSSDLQSSHCTLDEACEDLDWDTEKGLEAMACETEGFLPPKVMLISSKVPKAEYIPTIIRRDDPSIIPILYDHEHATFEDILEEIEKKLNIYHKGAKIWKMLIFCQGGPGHLYLLKNKVATFAKVEKEEDMIHFWKRLSRLMSKVNPEPNVIHIMGCYILGNPNGEKLFQNLRTLMTPYKVTFESPLELSAQGKQMIETYFDFRLYRLWKSRQHSKLLDFDDVL, from the exons ATGGGTGCCGCCGCCTCCAGGAGGAGGGCGCTGAGGAGCGAGGCCATGTCCTCGGTAGCGGCCAAAGTAAG AGCAGCTCGAGCGTTTGGAGAGTACCTGTCCCAGAGTCACCCTGAGAACCGCAACGGTGCAG ATCACCTGCTGGCTGACGCCTACTCCGGCCACGACGGGTCCCCAGAGATGCAGCCTGCCCCCCAGAACAAGCGCCGCCTCTCCCTCGTCTCCAATGGCCGCTATGAGGGCAGCATCTCTGATGAGGCTGTCAGCGGGAAGCCGGCTACAGAAGGTCCCCAGCCCCATGTGTACACCATCTCTAGAGAGCCagccctgctgcccagctctggAGCTGAAGCCATTGAGCTAGCAGTGGTAAAGGGGAGGAGGCAGCGGGAGCGGCACCCTCACCATCATAGTCAGCCCCTGCGTGCCAGCCCAGGCAGCAGCCGGGAGGACATCAACAGGCCCTGCCAAAGCTGGGCCGGCAGCCGCCAGGGCTCCAAAGAATGCCCAGGATGTGCCCAGCTGGTCCCTGGTCCCTCCCCTCGGGCCTTTGGGCTGGAACAGCCACCTCTACCTGAGGCTTCTGGCCGCAACAAGAAGCTGGAGAGGATGTATAGCGTTGATCGAGTGTCTG aTGATGTCCCCATCCGTACCTGGTTCCCCAAGGAAAACCTTTTCAGCTTCCAGACGGCAACCACAACTATGCAAGC CATCTC GGTATTCAGGGGCTACGCGGAGAGGAAGCGTCGGAAACGGGAGAATGATTCCGCGTCTGTAATCCAGAG GAACTTCCGCAAACACCTGCGCATGGTTGGCAGTCGGCGGGTGAAGGCCCAGA GCAGTGACCTGCAGAGCTCACACTGCACCCTGGATGAGGCTTGTGAGGACCTGGactgggacacagagaaaggcCTGGAGGCCATGGCCTGCGAAACCGAGGGCTTCTTGCCACCCAAGGTCATG CTGATCTCCTCCAAGGTGCCAAAAGCAGAGTACATCCCTACCATCATCCGCAGGGATGACCCCTCCATCATCCCCATCCTCTAC GACCATGAGCATGCAACATTCGAGGACATCCTGG AGGAGATAGAGAAGAAGCTGAACATCTATCACAAGGGGGCCAAGATCTGGAAGATGCTGATTTTCTGCCAG GGCGGCCCTGGACACCTTTATTTGCTCAAGAACAAGGTGGCCACCTTTGCCaaagtggagaaggaagaggacatGATCCA CTTCTGGAAGAGGTTGAGCCGCCTGATGAGCAAAGTCAACCCAGAGCCGAATGTCATCCATATCATGGGCTGCTACATTCTGGGAAACCCCAATGGGGAGAAG CTATTCCAGAACCTCAGGACCCTCATGACTCCTTACAAGGTTACCTTTGAGTCACCCCTGGAGCTGTCTGCCCAAG ggaAGCAGATGATTGAGACCTACTTTGACTTCCGGCTTTACCgcctctggaagagccgccagCACTCAAAACTGCTGGACTTTGATGATGTCCTGTGA
- the Nsmf gene encoding NMDA receptor synaptonuclear signaling and neuronal migration factor isoform X5 codes for MGAAASRRRALRSEAMSSVAAKVRAARAFGEYLSQSHPENRNGADHLLADAYSGHDGSPEMQPAPQNKRRLSLVSNGRYEGSISDEAVSGKPATEGPQPHVYTISREPALLPSSGAEAIELAVVKGRRQRERHPHHHSQPLRASPGSSREDINRPCQSWAGSRQGSKECPGCAQLVPGPSPRAFGLEQPPLPEASGRNKKLERMYSVDRVSDDVPIRTWFPKENLFSFQTATTTMQAISVFRGYAERKRRKRENDSASVIQRNFRKHLRMVGSRRVKAQSSDLQSSHCTLDEACEDLDWDTEKGLEAMACETEGFLPPKLISSKVPKAEYIPTIIRRDDPSIIPILYDHEHATFEDILEEIEKKLNIYHKGAKIWKMLIFCQGGPGHLYLLKNKVATFAKVEKEEDMIHFWKRLSRLMSKVNPEPNVIHIMGCYILGNPNGEKLFQNLRTLMTPYKVTFESPLELSAQGKQMIETYFDFRLYRLWKSRQHSKLLDFDDVL; via the exons ATGGGTGCCGCCGCCTCCAGGAGGAGGGCGCTGAGGAGCGAGGCCATGTCCTCGGTAGCGGCCAAAGTAAG AGCAGCTCGAGCGTTTGGAGAGTACCTGTCCCAGAGTCACCCTGAGAACCGCAACGGTGCAG ATCACCTGCTGGCTGACGCCTACTCCGGCCACGACGGGTCCCCAGAGATGCAGCCTGCCCCCCAGAACAAGCGCCGCCTCTCCCTCGTCTCCAATGGCCGCTATGAGGGCAGCATCTCTGATGAGGCTGTCAGCGGGAAGCCGGCTACAGAAGGTCCCCAGCCCCATGTGTACACCATCTCTAGAGAGCCagccctgctgcccagctctggAGCTGAAGCCATTGAGCTAGCAGTGGTAAAGGGGAGGAGGCAGCGGGAGCGGCACCCTCACCATCATAGTCAGCCCCTGCGTGCCAGCCCAGGCAGCAGCCGGGAGGACATCAACAGGCCCTGCCAAAGCTGGGCCGGCAGCCGCCAGGGCTCCAAAGAATGCCCAGGATGTGCCCAGCTGGTCCCTGGTCCCTCCCCTCGGGCCTTTGGGCTGGAACAGCCACCTCTACCTGAGGCTTCTGGCCGCAACAAGAAGCTGGAGAGGATGTATAGCGTTGATCGAGTGTCTG aTGATGTCCCCATCCGTACCTGGTTCCCCAAGGAAAACCTTTTCAGCTTCCAGACGGCAACCACAACTATGCAAGC CATCTC GGTATTCAGGGGCTACGCGGAGAGGAAGCGTCGGAAACGGGAGAATGATTCCGCGTCTGTAATCCAGAG GAACTTCCGCAAACACCTGCGCATGGTTGGCAGTCGGCGGGTGAAGGCCCAGA GCAGTGACCTGCAGAGCTCACACTGCACCCTGGATGAGGCTTGTGAGGACCTGGactgggacacagagaaaggcCTGGAGGCCATGGCCTGCGAAACCGAGGGCTTCTTGCCACCCAAG CTGATCTCCTCCAAGGTGCCAAAAGCAGAGTACATCCCTACCATCATCCGCAGGGATGACCCCTCCATCATCCCCATCCTCTAC GACCATGAGCATGCAACATTCGAGGACATCCTGG AGGAGATAGAGAAGAAGCTGAACATCTATCACAAGGGGGCCAAGATCTGGAAGATGCTGATTTTCTGCCAG GGCGGCCCTGGACACCTTTATTTGCTCAAGAACAAGGTGGCCACCTTTGCCaaagtggagaaggaagaggacatGATCCA CTTCTGGAAGAGGTTGAGCCGCCTGATGAGCAAAGTCAACCCAGAGCCGAATGTCATCCATATCATGGGCTGCTACATTCTGGGAAACCCCAATGGGGAGAAG CTATTCCAGAACCTCAGGACCCTCATGACTCCTTACAAGGTTACCTTTGAGTCACCCCTGGAGCTGTCTGCCCAAG ggaAGCAGATGATTGAGACCTACTTTGACTTCCGGCTTTACCgcctctggaagagccgccagCACTCAAAACTGCTGGACTTTGATGATGTCCTGTGA
- the Nsmf gene encoding NMDA receptor synaptonuclear signaling and neuronal migration factor isoform X1 has protein sequence MGAAASRRRALRSEAMSSVAAKVRAARAFGEYLSQSHPENRNGADHLLADAYSGHDGSPEMQPAPQNKRRLSLVSNGRYEGSISDEAVSGKPATEGPQPHVYTISREPALLPSSGAEAIELAVVKGRRQRERHPHHHSQPLRASPGSSREDINRPCQSWAGSRQGSKECPGCAQLVPGPSPRAFGLEQPPLPEASGRNKKLERMYSVDRVSDDVPIRTWFPKENLFSFQTATTTMQAISVFRGYAERKRRKRENDSASVIQRNFRKHLRMVGSRRVKAQTFAERRERSFSRSWSDPTPMKADTSHDSRDSSDLQSSHCTLDEACEDLDWDTEKGLEAMACETEGFLPPKVMLISSKVPKAEYIPTIIRRDDPSIIPILYDHEHATFEDILEEIEKKLNIYHKGAKIWKMLIFCQGGPGHLYLLKNKVATFAKVEKEEDMIHFWKRLSRLMSKVNPEPNVIHIMGCYILGNPNGEKLFQNLRTLMTPYKVTFESPLELSAQGKQMIETYFDFRLYRLWKSRQHSKLLDFDDVL, from the exons ATGGGTGCCGCCGCCTCCAGGAGGAGGGCGCTGAGGAGCGAGGCCATGTCCTCGGTAGCGGCCAAAGTAAG AGCAGCTCGAGCGTTTGGAGAGTACCTGTCCCAGAGTCACCCTGAGAACCGCAACGGTGCAG ATCACCTGCTGGCTGACGCCTACTCCGGCCACGACGGGTCCCCAGAGATGCAGCCTGCCCCCCAGAACAAGCGCCGCCTCTCCCTCGTCTCCAATGGCCGCTATGAGGGCAGCATCTCTGATGAGGCTGTCAGCGGGAAGCCGGCTACAGAAGGTCCCCAGCCCCATGTGTACACCATCTCTAGAGAGCCagccctgctgcccagctctggAGCTGAAGCCATTGAGCTAGCAGTGGTAAAGGGGAGGAGGCAGCGGGAGCGGCACCCTCACCATCATAGTCAGCCCCTGCGTGCCAGCCCAGGCAGCAGCCGGGAGGACATCAACAGGCCCTGCCAAAGCTGGGCCGGCAGCCGCCAGGGCTCCAAAGAATGCCCAGGATGTGCCCAGCTGGTCCCTGGTCCCTCCCCTCGGGCCTTTGGGCTGGAACAGCCACCTCTACCTGAGGCTTCTGGCCGCAACAAGAAGCTGGAGAGGATGTATAGCGTTGATCGAGTGTCTG aTGATGTCCCCATCCGTACCTGGTTCCCCAAGGAAAACCTTTTCAGCTTCCAGACGGCAACCACAACTATGCAAGC CATCTC GGTATTCAGGGGCTACGCGGAGAGGAAGCGTCGGAAACGGGAGAATGATTCCGCGTCTGTAATCCAGAG GAACTTCCGCAAACACCTGCGCATGGTTGGCAGTCGGCGGGTGAAGGCCCAGA CGTTCGCTGAGCGGCGCGAACGGAGCTTCAGCCGGTCCTGGAGCGACCCCACCCCTATGAAAGCCGACACTTCCCACGACTCCCGAGACA GCAGTGACCTGCAGAGCTCACACTGCACCCTGGATGAGGCTTGTGAGGACCTGGactgggacacagagaaaggcCTGGAGGCCATGGCCTGCGAAACCGAGGGCTTCTTGCCACCCAAGGTCATG CTGATCTCCTCCAAGGTGCCAAAAGCAGAGTACATCCCTACCATCATCCGCAGGGATGACCCCTCCATCATCCCCATCCTCTAC GACCATGAGCATGCAACATTCGAGGACATCCTGG AGGAGATAGAGAAGAAGCTGAACATCTATCACAAGGGGGCCAAGATCTGGAAGATGCTGATTTTCTGCCAG GGCGGCCCTGGACACCTTTATTTGCTCAAGAACAAGGTGGCCACCTTTGCCaaagtggagaaggaagaggacatGATCCA CTTCTGGAAGAGGTTGAGCCGCCTGATGAGCAAAGTCAACCCAGAGCCGAATGTCATCCATATCATGGGCTGCTACATTCTGGGAAACCCCAATGGGGAGAAG CTATTCCAGAACCTCAGGACCCTCATGACTCCTTACAAGGTTACCTTTGAGTCACCCCTGGAGCTGTCTGCCCAAG ggaAGCAGATGATTGAGACCTACTTTGACTTCCGGCTTTACCgcctctggaagagccgccagCACTCAAAACTGCTGGACTTTGATGATGTCCTGTGA